The following coding sequences are from one Bradyrhizobium sp. WSM471 window:
- a CDS encoding acyl-CoA dehydrogenase family protein produces MLYPMSPKVVELKRKLESFMDRHIYPNEERFYREAEELGPWKVYPVVEELKPLASAEGLWNLFLPDSGHGAGLTNLEYAPLCEVMGRSHLAPEVFNCSAPDTGNMEVLERYGTEKDKERWLKPLLAGEIRSCFAMTEPAVASSDATNIESSIVRDGDHYVINGRKWYTTNATDPRCKICIFMGKTDPDNADRHKQQSMILVPMDTAGVEVKRALPVFGFYGVPDRASEVVFTNVRVPKENMLLGEGRGFEIAQGRLGPGRIHHCMRLIGLSERTLEKMCRRVRSRVAFGKPVSEQAVTQERIAESRIMIEQARLLTLNAAYAMDTVGNKVAKAEIAMIKVAVPNMACQIIDWAIQAHGGGGTSNDFGLTQAYATARLLRLADGPDEVHRNQIARFELKKYSNA; encoded by the coding sequence ATGCTCTACCCGATGTCGCCCAAAGTCGTCGAGCTCAAGCGCAAGCTCGAAAGTTTCATGGACCGGCACATCTACCCGAATGAGGAGCGCTTTTATCGCGAGGCGGAGGAGCTGGGGCCCTGGAAGGTCTATCCTGTCGTCGAGGAGCTGAAGCCGCTGGCGAGCGCCGAAGGCCTCTGGAACCTGTTCCTGCCGGACTCCGGCCACGGAGCAGGCCTGACCAATCTCGAATATGCGCCGCTCTGCGAGGTCATGGGCCGCTCGCATCTCGCCCCCGAGGTCTTCAACTGTTCGGCGCCGGACACCGGCAACATGGAGGTGCTGGAGCGCTATGGAACGGAGAAGGACAAGGAGCGCTGGCTGAAGCCGCTGCTCGCAGGCGAAATCCGCTCCTGCTTCGCCATGACCGAGCCTGCCGTCGCCTCGTCCGATGCGACCAACATCGAAAGCTCGATCGTCCGCGACGGCGACCATTACGTCATCAACGGCCGCAAATGGTACACCACCAACGCGACCGACCCACGCTGCAAGATCTGCATCTTCATGGGCAAGACCGATCCTGACAACGCGGACCGCCACAAGCAGCAATCCATGATCCTGGTGCCGATGGACACAGCGGGCGTCGAGGTCAAGCGTGCCCTGCCCGTGTTCGGCTTCTACGGCGTGCCCGATCGCGCCTCCGAGGTCGTCTTCACCAATGTACGCGTGCCCAAGGAGAACATGCTGCTGGGCGAGGGCCGCGGCTTCGAGATCGCGCAAGGGCGCCTCGGCCCCGGCCGTATCCACCACTGCATGCGGCTGATCGGGCTCTCCGAGCGCACGCTGGAGAAGATGTGCCGGAGGGTGCGCAGTCGCGTCGCCTTCGGCAAGCCGGTCTCCGAGCAGGCGGTGACGCAGGAACGCATCGCGGAATCCCGCATCATGATCGAGCAGGCCCGGCTGCTGACGCTCAACGCAGCCTACGCGATGGACACCGTCGGCAACAAGGTGGCGAAAGCCGAGATCGCGATGATCAAGGTCGCCGTGCCCAACATGGCCTGCCAGATCATCGACTGGGCGATCCAGGCCCACGGCGGCGGCGGCACGTCGAACGACTTTGGATTGACGCAGGCCTATGCGACCGCGCGTTTGCTGCGTCTCGCCGACGGCCCGGATGAGGTCCACAGGAACCAGATCGCACGGTTCGAGCTGAAGAAATATTCGAATGCTTGA
- a CDS encoding FUSC family protein, translating to MRANEPFLVRHADLIFALKTFAASILALVIALAMDLPRPYWAMATVYITSQPLAGATSSKAFFRVMGTLVGAVTTVALVPNLIDAPELLCLAIALWVGLCLYLSLLDGTPRSYVFMLAGYTVALIGFPSVSEPGAIFETAVARLEEISLGIICASLVSTIVLPRSVAPAVANRIENWVADAQRLSQVVLLRHGTNETRRGKRIKLATDIVEIDTLSTHLAYDRLTDRNAVVGLGEIRLRMLMLLPVIASLEDRLAALGEEALWRQSELRRLLEDLAEWITSDANARQPAERIRAMIARQQAVLDDSASWERIIVTSLLSRLRDLVDLSRDCRALTDVIAENRNVSTLDLDFQSEAGAAPVRHRDRGLALWSAAGAAAAILICCAFWIGTGWPDGASAPMMAAVACSFFAAQDEPARFIRSFGLWSLVAIVVVAIYLFALVPAISHLEVLVAALAPTFLFYGLLIARPATTGTGMALAANTATLLALQSTYSADFASYANSAVAFFVGVAIAELVTRIARGVGAEWIANRLVLSNWKTLAVAAERRGRGDRAVFAGLMLHRLGLLVQRIAFLSESDRRDTDSLVQLRIGINIIDLRRARYGLAASTIAVIDDMLDELAIACRKYAGDGMPAELLASVDRALARAVKDPNEKAREDALVGLVGIRRGLFPDAPAYRPRAGESVAA from the coding sequence GCGATGGATCTGCCACGGCCATATTGGGCGATGGCAACCGTCTACATCACCTCGCAGCCGCTGGCGGGCGCGACCAGCTCGAAGGCGTTCTTCCGCGTGATGGGCACACTGGTCGGCGCCGTCACGACGGTGGCGCTGGTTCCAAACCTGATCGATGCACCCGAGCTGCTGTGCCTCGCCATCGCGCTCTGGGTCGGGCTCTGTCTTTATCTCTCGCTGCTCGACGGCACCCCGCGCAGCTACGTCTTCATGCTGGCCGGATACACGGTGGCGCTGATCGGCTTTCCCTCGGTATCCGAGCCGGGCGCCATTTTCGAAACCGCGGTGGCGAGGCTGGAGGAAATTTCGCTCGGCATCATCTGCGCCAGCCTGGTTTCGACCATCGTCCTTCCACGCAGCGTCGCGCCGGCTGTTGCCAATCGCATCGAGAATTGGGTGGCGGACGCGCAGCGCCTAAGTCAAGTCGTCCTGTTGCGCCACGGGACGAACGAGACCCGCCGCGGCAAGCGCATCAAGCTTGCGACCGACATCGTCGAAATCGACACGCTCTCCACCCATCTTGCTTATGACCGGTTGACCGACCGCAATGCCGTCGTCGGACTGGGTGAAATCCGGCTGCGCATGCTAATGCTTTTGCCGGTGATCGCTTCGCTCGAGGACCGGCTCGCCGCGCTGGGCGAGGAGGCGTTGTGGCGGCAATCCGAGCTGAGGCGGCTCCTGGAAGATCTCGCGGAATGGATCACCAGCGACGCCAACGCACGGCAGCCGGCCGAGCGGATTCGCGCCATGATCGCACGGCAGCAGGCGGTCCTCGACGACAGCGCCTCCTGGGAGCGGATCATCGTCACCAGCCTGTTGTCGCGGCTGCGCGATCTGGTCGACCTCTCGCGCGATTGCCGCGCCCTGACGGACGTGATCGCCGAGAACCGGAACGTCTCGACCCTCGATCTGGATTTCCAATCCGAAGCAGGTGCCGCGCCGGTGCGCCATAGGGATCGCGGCCTTGCCCTGTGGTCGGCTGCCGGCGCGGCGGCGGCCATCCTGATCTGCTGCGCGTTCTGGATCGGTACCGGCTGGCCGGACGGCGCGTCGGCGCCGATGATGGCGGCCGTCGCCTGTTCGTTCTTCGCCGCGCAGGACGAGCCCGCGCGCTTCATCCGCAGTTTTGGCCTGTGGTCCCTGGTCGCCATTGTCGTCGTGGCGATCTACCTTTTTGCACTGGTGCCAGCGATCTCGCATCTCGAGGTTTTGGTCGCCGCGCTCGCGCCGACGTTCCTCTTCTATGGCTTGCTGATCGCGCGGCCCGCAACGACCGGAACCGGCATGGCGCTCGCGGCCAACACGGCGACGCTGCTGGCGCTGCAATCGACCTACAGCGCGGACTTTGCGTCCTACGCCAATTCCGCCGTTGCCTTCTTCGTCGGCGTCGCCATCGCCGAGTTGGTGACGCGGATCGCGCGTGGGGTGGGGGCGGAGTGGATTGCCAATCGCTTGGTGCTGTCGAACTGGAAGACGCTCGCCGTTGCCGCCGAGCGGCGCGGAAGGGGCGATCGCGCCGTATTTGCAGGCCTCATGCTGCACCGGCTCGGATTGCTCGTACAGCGCATCGCCTTCCTCTCCGAGAGCGACCGGCGCGATACCGACAGCCTCGTCCAGCTCCGTATCGGAATCAACATTATCGATCTGCGCCGTGCCCGCTATGGGCTCGCGGCATCCACCATTGCCGTCATCGACGACATGCTCGACGAGCTCGCCATCGCCTGCCGCAAATATGCGGGCGATGGAATGCCGGCCGAACTTCTGGCAAGCGTCGATCGGGCACTGGCCCGTGCGGTGAAGGATCCCAATGAGAAGGCGCGCGAGGACGCTCTGGTCGGCCTCGTCGGCATAAGGCGCGGCCTGTTTCCGGATGCGCCGGCCTATCGGCCGCGGGCAGGCGAGAGTGTTGCGGCATGA
- a CDS encoding HlyD family secretion protein produces the protein MKGNLAWLGRLALTLLAVVAALAVGRELWVYYMEQPWTRDGRVRADVVQVAPDVSGFVTEVLVKDNQKVHRGDVLFKIDRERFALALRQADASVAGHQATLDQANADLKRYSALTTDAVSQQKQEQVLATQLQAKAAFDQAVADRAVAQLNLDRSEVHASVNGVITNMNLRPGAYVTAGKGVMALVDTDTLHVEGYFEETKLARIRIGDKVQVRLMGEKVTLLGHVESIAAGIEDRDRAEGASLLANVNPTFSWVRLAQRVPVRIALDHVPDGMSLVAGRSATVEVLN, from the coding sequence ATGAAAGGGAATCTTGCCTGGCTCGGGCGCCTCGCGTTGACGCTCCTTGCCGTTGTCGCCGCGCTCGCCGTCGGCCGCGAGCTCTGGGTCTATTACATGGAGCAGCCATGGACCCGCGACGGCCGGGTGCGCGCCGACGTGGTGCAGGTCGCGCCCGACGTGTCCGGCTTCGTCACCGAGGTGCTGGTCAAGGACAATCAGAAGGTCCATCGCGGTGACGTCCTGTTCAAGATCGATCGCGAGCGATTTGCGCTGGCGCTGCGGCAGGCCGATGCGTCCGTGGCAGGTCATCAGGCCACGCTCGATCAGGCCAATGCCGATTTGAAGCGCTACAGCGCGCTCACGACGGATGCCGTGTCGCAGCAGAAGCAGGAGCAGGTTCTGGCGACCCAGCTCCAGGCCAAGGCTGCCTTCGACCAGGCCGTTGCCGACCGTGCGGTCGCCCAGCTCAACCTCGATCGCAGCGAGGTGCATGCCTCCGTGAACGGCGTGATTACCAACATGAATCTGCGTCCCGGTGCTTACGTCACGGCCGGGAAGGGCGTGATGGCGCTGGTCGACACCGACACGTTGCATGTCGAAGGCTATTTTGAGGAGACGAAACTCGCGCGCATTCGTATAGGCGACAAGGTGCAGGTCCGACTGATGGGCGAGAAGGTGACGCTGCTGGGTCATGTCGAGAGCATCGCGGCCGGCATCGAGGACCGCGACCGTGCCGAGGGGGCCAGCCTGCTTGCCAACGTCAACCCGACCTTCAGCTGGGTGCGCCTCGCCCAGCGCGTCCCGGTGCGCATCGCGCTGGATCATGTGCCTGACGGGATGTCGCTGGTGGCCGGGCGTTCGGCGACGGTTGAAGTGTTGAACTAG
- a CDS encoding DUF1656 domain-containing protein, protein MRYVIDIYGVLVPALLLWIIIAYGLSALLRRFMQRFDLYRLVWHRALFDFAIYVCILGVVVYLSEYLA, encoded by the coding sequence ATGAGATACGTGATCGATATCTATGGTGTGCTCGTGCCAGCGCTGCTGTTGTGGATCATCATCGCCTACGGGCTGAGTGCTCTGCTGCGCCGTTTCATGCAGCGCTTTGATCTCTACCGGCTGGTTTGGCACCGCGCGCTGTTCGATTTCGCGATCTACGTCTGCATTCTCGGCGTCGTCGTCTATCTCTCGGAGTACCTTGCATGA